In Leptospira bourretii, the genomic window ATTTTCGATAGGAATATTTTCGCAAAACTTGGGTTTTGTGAAAGATAAAGGGAACCCGGTTGGTGAACGACCGGGTTTTTATGTTTTTAGAGGACTCAATTTTTGATTTTCGTAAATCTTGATCCATTCCAATTCCTTGGAATACATTTTTAGAATGAATTCAGCCTTTTTTTTATCGTCTGGATTTACTTTCTGAATTCTTAATGCTGATTTAGATTTGATTTCTTCCGCTAAGTTTATCTTTTTTTGGATGATGGCAAGTTGCCCTTTGGTTAAAAAAGCATAAAATTTTTCTAGTTCATTCCTTTTTTCATCGGCAAGAATAGATTCCAAAATAGGATTCACCAAATCATCGTTGGTTGGATCTTCATCCATTAGATAGTGATCAGCAAGACTCAAAAAGTTTCCAGATTCTTTGTATTCAGTGATTTTTTTCTCAGAATTTAAATTTTCAAAATATACGAAACGATTGGATTTTACCTGACAAATGGTTGCTAGTTGTTTTTGGAGATCACTTGTATCAATACTTTCTGTTTCGACATTATAGTTAGTCACTACAAGAAATAAGATATCCCCTGCTTTTTCAATGTAACGAAACCCAATGACAAGTTCTAAGTTTTTTTCATAACCGGGAATGACAATTTGGTTTGGACTTTCTTTGGATGCATTGGTAAGAATAAAATCGACAATGGTTGCTATTTCTTCTGGGGAAAAATCCAATTTTAAAACTTGAAAGATTCTAAGTTCCAGAATATGACCAAGATAATAAGGATTAGTTTCTATTTTTAAAGGAACATTGTTTTTTGCGATCCGGAAGCGAATTTCATTGGTTGAGGTACCTTCTGCGTGGATGGTGGAAACAGTAAAAATGTTGAGTAGAAGGACAAAGAAAATTCGGAATCTTAACATAGATCCCAACTTTCTTTAAATCAAAAAAGAGAGTCAACTAACAAAGCTGATAAATCCTCTAGCGAAATTGATTTTTCCGATTGAAAATTCTCTAACAAACGTTTGATCCAATCGGTTTCTTTCCCTCGTTTACTCCTACCCTGGAGGATGGTTTCTCCCCGAGTCGTAATGGCTTTTTGAAATAGAGACTTAGTCTGTAATTCTAATAAATCCCATTTCCCAACTTCTCGGAATTCTTTATGAGTCAGCAATAGCGAATACAATCGAAATCTTTCGAGAGCTTGGTATTGATTTGAAAGTTGATCATCGCTACCTCCATAACGAACCATTAAGTTTTCTTCTAGTAAGCCAATCGGATGGCCAGATAACAAAATTCGGTTCCATAAATCATAATCTTCACATACGGGTAGTTCAATGCGAAATCCTCCAATGGTTTCCAAGGTTGGTTTATGGGCAAAAAAACTGGAAGAGGTCACCATACAAAGTTCCAAGGACTCTTTTAAAAACCATCCTGAGAGTTTCCTGTATTTCCCTTTGGGTCCCATTAGATTCCCTTTTTTATTCCAGACCTCTCTCGTTTGGGAAAAGAAAAATTCTGGATGGGATTTATGAAATTCGATTTGTTTGGAAAGTTTGTCGGGATACCATTCATCATCCGAATCTAAAAAGGCAACCCACTCGCCACTGGCACTTTCAATTCCAAAGTTTCTGGCTCTACTCACTCCCCTATGTTCTGTTTGGTGGATTTGGATGGATTTGTGATTTCTGCCAAAGGAAGATAACTTTCCTTTCCAACCAGGAAGTTTCGAAAGAAGGTCCATCCAGGTACCATCGGTAGAACCATCATCTACAATATGCAGTTCCCAGTGGGGATAGGTTTGGTTGACTACGGATTGTATGGCCCGATCCACAATTGTCTTTCGGTTATAGGTGGGTATTATGATGGAAACAAGCGGTCTATCAAAAGTATTCATTTGGGACTTTTCTCCAAAATCAAATCCAGATGTTGGATTTGGCCTCCTTGGTGGAGGTAAAAAATGGGAGCTATTTGCTTCTCGTTTATTTCCCGTAGTAAGGGTTTAACCGTCATTCCACTATAAATCGGTTCTAAGAGGATATTGGTATTTCTATAAAACTCTCGAATCCAATCTTTTGAGGACTTAGACTGTTTGCCAAAGGAAATCGATGTTTTGTTCAGATGGTTATCGAATTGTATATGGGTTTGGGACTTTTCATTATTTTTAGGAATTTCCAATATTTGTTCTCTTGGGATCGGGATGTTTCTTAGGCCCAACTGTTTTTGTAGTTCTTCTCTTTTTTGTAACCAGGTTTCTTTTGTTTCTCCCACCATCACTCCTTGGACAAGGATGGGAGATTCATAAAAATAATCAAAGGCAGAAAGGAAGGTAGCACCGGATCCAATTTCCATTCTGATGATGGCTTCGTGCGAATGAAATTCAGAACTCGTAGGAACAAAGGAAAAGGAATTTAAGGAGTCCTTTATTTTTTTTTCCAGTTCCATCCAAAAAGATATAAGCCCGTATTTTTGTCCTGGGTGGATTCCAAATTCAGGTAAGGCTAAACCTGAATATTTCTTTCCTTTCTGTAACCATACCTCGTAAGCTGTTTTACGATTCGCATAACAGACTAAAGTGTGTGAATGCCCTCGAACCAATCTTTCATTATAGGAATGAAGATTGGGATCTCGGGTGTAAGCCACTACATCCACAAAGAAACCACTGCGACGGAGAATGGTTGTAAAACTGGCTAGATAGTTTCCGTGAATCGCACCCCAAAGAAGGATCCTCTGGATTTCATTCTCTTTCAAAAACTGAATGATACCTAAAGCTTTTCTCCATTTAGTCCCGAATCCGAAAGGGAGTTTGTCTTCTCGGATAAACTGTAAGGTAGAGGTAGCAAATCCTGGAACTTCGGAGATCTGGATGGGGAGTTCAGGAAAAAAGGTGGAAGTGTCGGAAGGATGGAACGGGACAAGATTCATTCTAATCAACCTTGTTTGTTTGGATTCATAACAGTAACCCGTATCGTTTTATGCCAAGGGAATCTTGGCATAATTTCACACTCTAAATGATACTCTAGTCCCCGGTTTTCAAAATGGAAAGGAAGGCTTCCTGAGGAATTTCTACGTTTCCAATTTGTTTCATCCGTTTCTTTCCTTCTTTTTGTTTTTCGAGGAGTTTTTTCTTACGAGAAATATCCCCGCCGTAACACTTTGCTGTTACGTTTTTCCGAAGGGCAGAAATACTTTCCCGGGCTACCACTTTGGAGCCAATTGCTGCTTGGAGCGGGATCATAAATTGATGGCGAGGGATCAGGTCTTTTAGTTTTTCAATGATGACCCTTCCCCTTTCCTCTGCTTTGGATTTGTGAACAATGGAAGAGAGTGCATCCACCGGTTCCCCATTCACAAGGATGTCCATTCGCACGAGTTTAGAATCTCTGTAACCCACTTCTTCGTAATCCAAAGAGGCATACCCTTTGGTATAAGATTTGAGTTTGTCGTAGAATTCAAAGATAAGTTCTGCTAAAGGAAGTTCATAGGTGAGTTGGAGTTTGTCCTTGGATAAATAAACTGTATCCATATGGATCCCACGTTTTTCGATCACAAGGGACATGATATTTCCGACGTACGATTCAGGAGCAATGATGGTTGCTTTCACAAATGGTTCTTCTGACTTTCCAATTAAAATAGGGTCTGGCCATTTACTCGGGTTATCCACTTCGATCACATCGTCTTTGGTTGTTGTGATTCGAAATTTTACCGAAGGTGCTGTTGTGATAAGAGCTAAGTTAAATTCTCTTTCCAAACGCTCCTGAACAATTTCCATATGGAGGAGGCCCAAGTATCCTACACGAAATCCAAATCCTAGGGCTGCCGAATTTTCTCTTTCAAAGGTGAGGGCCGAATCGTTTAACTTTAGTTTTTCGATGGCATCCACTAGGGCATCAAAGTCTTCCCCGTTAATGGGGAATAAACCTGCAAATACCATTGGTTTTGCATCTTTAAATCCTTTGACATCTTCGGCGGTTTGGCGATTGGCATGGGTGATGGTGTCTCCCGTTTTGGCATCTCCCATCTTTTTCATACCTGCGACCACATAACCTACGTCACCCGCTTGTAATTCTTCGCAAGGCACCATAGAGAGGCGGTTTATCCCCACTTCCGTCACAGTAAACTGGCGCCCAATGTTCATCATATGGATCATTTCGCCTTTGCGCAGTTTTCCATCATACAATCGCACTTTGGCAACCACACCCATATAGGTATCAAAGAAGGAATCGTAAATCAGTGCTTTGAGAGGAGCATCCACATCCCCAACCGGTGGTGGAAGCAAATAAGAAATAGCCTCTAAAACATCTTGTACATTGAGACCAGTTTTTGCAGAAATCGGAATGGCTTCCTCTGGATTGAGTCCCAAAGACTCTTCAATCATCAATTTACATTTGTCAATATCAGCAGAAGGTAAATCTATTTTATTTATAACAGGAATTATGCGAAGATCTAAATCCATCGCTAAATATAAATTTGCCAAAGTTTGGGCTTCTACCCCTTGGCTTGCGTCCACAATGAGAAGAACCCCTTCGCAGGCTGCCAAGGAACGGGACACTTCGTACGTAAAGTCTACGTGGCCTGGGGTATCAATTAAATTTAAATGATAGATATTTCCATCTTTGGCATGGTAATCAAAGGACGCATTGTTCGCTTTGATGGTGATCCCACGTTCTCTTTCGATGTCCATGGAATCAAGGATTTGGTCTTTTTTTGTCCTTTGGTCGGTGACAAGACCGATTTCAAGCAAACGATCCGCCAGAGTGGACTTCCCGTGGTCGACATGGGCAATGATGGAAAAATTGCGGGTGAATTTTTGGCGTTCGTTCACGGTTCCCTCTTCTTTTTAAGTCATTTTCCTGGAACTAGGCTCTTTGTCTAAAAAGTTTATTGTCAGAGGCTTAAAATTCCTAAGACTGGGAGTAAATTATCCCTTAGGAGAAACAATTCCCGATGTCCCAAAAAGATAGCATTCGTTCCGTCAAAGCCCGTGAAATCATGGATTCCAGAGGAAATCCAACCGTTGAAGTGGATGTCACTCTAGAAGACGGTTCCTTTGGTCGTGCGGCGGTTCCCTCTGGTGCGTCAACTGGCGAACACGAAGCAGTCGAACTTCGTGACGGTGATAAAAAAAGATACTCCGGAAAAGGTGTACTCAAAGCCGTAGAAAATGTAAATTCTAAAATCTCTAAATCCATCTTAGGCCTTTCGGCAACAAACCAGCTCCTCGTTGATGGAACTATGATTTCTCTAGATGGAACTGCCAACAAGTCCAAGTTAGGTGCCAATGCCCTTCTAGGAGTTTCCATGGCAGTGGCAAAAGCCGCTGCGGTTCATACAGGCCTTCCGCTCTACCGTTATATTGGGGGAACTTTTGCTCGTGAACTTCCAGTTCCTATGATGAATATCATCAATGGTGGTGCCCACGCAGATAACAATATCGACTTTCAAGAATTTATGATCCTTCCTATATCGGCTCCCAATTTCCGCGAAGCCCTTCGTATGGGTGCAGAAGTTTTCCATAGTTTAAAGTCCGTTTTGAAAGGAAAAGGTCTGAATACTGCAGTGGGTGACGAAGGTGGGTTTGCGCCTAACCTAACTAGCAATAGCGAAGCCATTGAAGTCATTTTGACTGCCATTGAAAAGGCTGGCTACAAACCAGACTTAGACATCAAAATTGGTTTGGACTGTGCAGCTTCTGAGTTCTACGATGAGAAGAAAAAGAAGTATGTTCTCAAAGCTGAGAAAAAACCAGAGAAGACTGCCGAAGAACTGGTAGAATACTACTCAAATTTAGTGTCCAAGTATCCGATCATTACCATGGAAGACGGTCTGGATGAAAACGATTGGACAGGCTGGAAAAAACTTTCCGAAAAACTGGGGAAAAAGATCCAACTTGTGGGGGATGATTTGTTCGTAACCAATATCAAAAAACTCGCACAAGGGATCGAAAAAGGGATTGGTAACTCCATTCTCATCAAAGTGAACCAAATCGGAACTCTCACAGAAACCCTCAGTGCCATTGAGATGGCAAAAAAAGCGCAGTATACGGCAGTGGTTTCTCATAGATCTGGAGAAACGGAAGATGCAACTATTTCCCATATCGCTGTGGCAACCAATTCCGGTCAGATCAAAACAGGATCACTTAGCCGGACAGACCGAATTGCAAAATACAACGAACTCCTTCGTATCGAAGAAGAACTCGGTAAAAATGCAACTTATAGCGGAGTAAATACTTTTTACAACCTAAGGTAATATGACACCAACCAAAGCCTCTTTACTTGTAACGTATATTTGTGCTGGTCTCTACCTCGGACTTTTGTCCGAGTCAGGGATTGCTGAACGTATGCGCCTTGAGCGAGAATTACAAAATCTCAATGCAGAGGTAGAGAGGCTTGTGGTCGAAAACCAAGGATTGGAAGAAAAAGAACGTCGCCTAAAAAACGACGCTTATGCCTTGGAACAGGAAGCAAGAAAGTACTATTTACTTTCTGAAACTGCACATGTATTGAAATTTGAAGAATCAATCTCGCAAAGACCGGAAAAACCAAAGTTGATTCCGGCTACGACATTACGCACCGCTGGACTCAGTGGGGAATGGAAAGAACCACCCCTCTTTTTATTACGTTTCTTTTTTATTTCTTTCAGTGTTTTCCTGATTCTTGGCGTTTACTTCAAGCTGAAACGCTTGCAACCTATGTCTAATCACAAAAGACTGAATTAATATGGCAGAAGAAGAAACACCAGAAAAAGAAATCACCGAAACCATCCAAGATCTCATTAGCGATAAAAACATGGGAAAGAAGTTCCTGGAAAAAAGGAAAATCTTTCTCTGGGGTCCTGTCACTGACGAATCCTCCAAGGAACTCACCGCCAAACTCATGTATTTGGAAATGGTAGATCCTGGAAAACCAATTACGTTTTATATCAATAGCCCTGGTGGTGTGGTTACTTCAGGCCTTGTTGTCTATGACACAATGCAAATGATTTCCTCACCTGTGCATACGGTATGTATGGGAATGGCAGCTTCTATGGGTTCCATCCTTCTCATTGGCGGGAAAAAAGGGAATCGTTACATTTGGCCCAATGGTCGAGTGATGATCCACCAACCTTCCATTGGCGGACAAATCCAAGCTCCTGCTACGGATTTACTCATCCATGCTCAGGACATTGTCAAAACTAAGGAAAAACTCAATCAAATGTTAGCGGATGCTTGTGGCAAAACCTACGAACAATTGGTCGAAGACACCGATCGAGATTATTATATGGATGCCGACCAAGCATTAGCTTACGGGATTGTAGATAAGATCGTAAACACAATTGACGTCGTCTAACAGAGAATTCAAACCCAGAAGATTTTTAGAAGGTAGACATTTACAAACTGTCTACAACGTACTCTTTCCTCCAGACAACTCGCTCGAGGATGAGTATTATTCAGAGAGTATCCTCATTCCCACAAACGATGGGTCTGGGGATCATCTTTGGTTGGAACACAACCCTCCTCTTTCTTTAGTTCGAAAAAAAGCCTCCAAATGGAATGGATATTACTTACTTCTCATTCATGGAATGGAAGGAAGTTCTGAATCTCATTATATGGTCAGTGTCGGAAAAGAAGCACTAAACCGCGGTTATGGGGTCGTGCGAATGAATTTGCGAAACTGTGGTCGTGGACTTGGAATTGCCAAAAAACCATACAATGCCGGGCAATCGGAAGATTTGGAAGTAGTTTTAAAATATATATATAAACATTTTTCAAAATCTATATTTGTTTCTGGTTTTTCTTTATCGGCCAATCTGGTGATCAAATTTTTTGGAGAAAAAAGGGAACATTATGCGAAGGCCTTTTCGGCCACATCCCCTCCTTTGGATTTAAAACGTAGTTGTGACTTTATTGATTCAAGAGCTGGAAATTTTTACCGGGATCATTTTTTGGATACCATGAAAGAAAAAGTAACCTCAGGGGTTTATGAAATCTCGGATAAAATGAAAGAAAGAGTGTTACGTAGTAAGTCTTTTTTTGATTTTGATGATTTTTTCACAGCACCAATTTCTGGTTATGCGAATGTTTTGGAATATTACAATATTTGTTCCAGCGTCAAATACCTAGGTGGAATCAAAGTACCTGGCCTGATTGTCCATGCCGACGATGATCCGGTGGTTCCTTCCGAAGTATGGCATGAAATTCGTTGGAAATCCTACCCGCTCATACAAACGGTTCTTACGGAAAAAGGGGGACATGTTGGATTTATCAGTGACCCTTCTCCGGACAATCCAGAAGGAAGATGGCTTCCACGGATCCTACTCGATTTTTTTGATTCCCAAATCAAATCGTAATCATCATAGTAATTAAAATTTTAGGAAGGGATGTATGCGAAACCTATTAAGAGAATGTTTGGCGGAAGAATCCGGATTTGTGGAACTAAGATACCACCATAAGGAAAGTCGTTCCTTCTTTGCCGAAAGGGGACGTGTGGAATCCACTGCCCTACGCAAAAGAACAGGTGTCGGTGTTCGTGTTTTGGAAGCGGGAACTTGGGGATTTGCATCTACTAGTGATATTTCCAAATCCTCCATCCAAAATGCCATCCAAGTAGCAAAAAAAGCGGCGCGTTTATCATCTGCTCTTAGAAAGGAAAAAATTCCCAATTTACCAAAAGCAAATTTTGCTATTGGTGATTTTATCGGCAAAGGGATTGAAGACTTTCGTAACCGAACTGTAGAAGAAAAATTAAAACTCGTTCTCGACATCCAAAATGCTGCCGCCAAACAATCGGCAAAACTCCAATCCGTGGGCTGTGGGTATTCTGAAATTTATGAAGAGAAAGCGATCGTGACTACTGACGGCGCTGATAGTTTTTTTAGTATGGTAAGACCTGAATTTCGAGTGTCCGCTGTCGCAAAAGAAGACGGAAAGATGGAATCTGGTTCTCATTCCATAGGAGTGACAGGCGGTTGGGACTGCCTATTTCGTTCCCAATCTCCCACAGAAATTTCCGACGAAGCCTGTAAAACAGCTGTGGATTTACTTTCCAGTTCTTTACCTGACGGGGGACTTTCCACTGTCATTTTATCCCCATCGATTGTGGGATTACTGGTTCACGAAGCCATTGGCCATACGGTGGAGGCAGACTTTGTTCTCTCAGGTTCTGTGGCCCAAGGAAAAATTGGCCATAGAGTTGGTTCCGACTTGGTGACGTTATGCGACTCTGGGTATTCGGAATATTACGAAGGAGCTGGTGGTTCCATTCCTGTAGATGATGAAGGAGTCATTCCCACAAACACAGTCATCATTAAAAACGGAATCCTTTCTTCTTACCTCCACAACAGAGAAACAGCTGAACGATTTGGAGTGGCACCAACGGGATCGGCAAGGGCTTGGGAGTATGGTGATGTTCCTCTCATTCGCATGCGAAACACTTTCCTTATGCCAGGAAATTCCAGTTTGGAAGAAATGATCGCCAACACAAAAGATGGTTACTATCTGGATGGGGCAAAAAATGGCCAAGCGGATGCGACAGGTGAATTTATGTTTGCCGTGCAAAAAGCCTACCGCATCCAAAATGGAAAGATCACGGATCTTTTAAAAGGTGTGACTGTTTCAGGCCTTGCCTTTGATGTTTTACAAAATGTTGATATGGTCTCTAAAGAATTCAAATGGGATTTGGGTTCAGGGCATTGTGGGAAAGGACAACCTGCTAAAGTAGATGCGGGTGGACCTTATGTTCGCACAAAAGTATTATTAGGTGGTAAATAATGGATCGTAATTCGATTGAAAAACGTTTGAACGACCAAAAAGATTTACTTTCTAATTTAGTCAAAAAAGCAAAAACGAATGGGATCGATCAGGTAGAGATTTATTCCAGTTACGGATATTCGGAGGACGTTAGTTTAGAAAAAAATGACTTAAACAACTGTACTGCGAACGAAGAAAATATGTTCGGAATTCGGGTGATTCATGAGGGAAACCAAGGTTTTATTATCTCCAATCACATCCCTAGTCTTTATCAGTCCATTGAAGAAGCTTACAGTTTGGCTAAAAGCCAATCCACTCCTGATTTGGATTTAGTCCTACCGGAACCTGAATCCATCCAGAATCATTTTAACCAATATGATGATTCTTTAGATTCTATGGGAATTGAAGATTTGGTAGCATCCGCGAAAGAAGCTCTCGGATGGAGAAATGATTTGTATTC contains:
- the eno gene encoding phosphopyruvate hydratase, which produces MSQKDSIRSVKAREIMDSRGNPTVEVDVTLEDGSFGRAAVPSGASTGEHEAVELRDGDKKRYSGKGVLKAVENVNSKISKSILGLSATNQLLVDGTMISLDGTANKSKLGANALLGVSMAVAKAAAVHTGLPLYRYIGGTFARELPVPMMNIINGGAHADNNIDFQEFMILPISAPNFREALRMGAEVFHSLKSVLKGKGLNTAVGDEGGFAPNLTSNSEAIEVILTAIEKAGYKPDLDIKIGLDCAASEFYDEKKKKYVLKAEKKPEKTAEELVEYYSNLVSKYPIITMEDGLDENDWTGWKKLSEKLGKKIQLVGDDLFVTNIKKLAQGIEKGIGNSILIKVNQIGTLTETLSAIEMAKKAQYTAVVSHRSGETEDATISHIAVATNSGQIKTGSLSRTDRIAKYNELLRIEEELGKNATYSGVNTFYNLR
- a CDS encoding ClpP family protease, which gives rise to MAEEETPEKEITETIQDLISDKNMGKKFLEKRKIFLWGPVTDESSKELTAKLMYLEMVDPGKPITFYINSPGGVVTSGLVVYDTMQMISSPVHTVCMGMAASMGSILLIGGKKGNRYIWPNGRVMIHQPSIGGQIQAPATDLLIHAQDIVKTKEKLNQMLADACGKTYEQLVEDTDRDYYMDADQALAYGIVDKIVNTIDVV
- a CDS encoding TldD/PmbA family protein, encoding MRNLLRECLAEESGFVELRYHHKESRSFFAERGRVESTALRKRTGVGVRVLEAGTWGFASTSDISKSSIQNAIQVAKKAARLSSALRKEKIPNLPKANFAIGDFIGKGIEDFRNRTVEEKLKLVLDIQNAAAKQSAKLQSVGCGYSEIYEEKAIVTTDGADSFFSMVRPEFRVSAVAKEDGKMESGSHSIGVTGGWDCLFRSQSPTEISDEACKTAVDLLSSSLPDGGLSTVILSPSIVGLLVHEAIGHTVEADFVLSGSVAQGKIGHRVGSDLVTLCDSGYSEYYEGAGGSIPVDDEGVIPTNTVIIKNGILSSYLHNRETAERFGVAPTGSARAWEYGDVPLIRMRNTFLMPGNSSLEEMIANTKDGYYLDGAKNGQADATGEFMFAVQKAYRIQNGKITDLLKGVTVSGLAFDVLQNVDMVSKEFKWDLGSGHCGKGQPAKVDAGGPYVRTKVLLGGK
- the lepA gene encoding translation elongation factor 4; the encoded protein is MNERQKFTRNFSIIAHVDHGKSTLADRLLEIGLVTDQRTKKDQILDSMDIERERGITIKANNASFDYHAKDGNIYHLNLIDTPGHVDFTYEVSRSLAACEGVLLIVDASQGVEAQTLANLYLAMDLDLRIIPVINKIDLPSADIDKCKLMIEESLGLNPEEAIPISAKTGLNVQDVLEAISYLLPPPVGDVDAPLKALIYDSFFDTYMGVVAKVRLYDGKLRKGEMIHMMNIGRQFTVTEVGINRLSMVPCEELQAGDVGYVVAGMKKMGDAKTGDTITHANRQTAEDVKGFKDAKPMVFAGLFPINGEDFDALVDAIEKLKLNDSALTFERENSAALGFGFRVGYLGLLHMEIVQERLEREFNLALITTAPSVKFRITTTKDDVIEVDNPSKWPDPILIGKSEEPFVKATIIAPESYVGNIMSLVIEKRGIHMDTVYLSKDKLQLTYELPLAELIFEFYDKLKSYTKGYASLDYEEVGYRDSKLVRMDILVNGEPVDALSSIVHKSKAEERGRVIIEKLKDLIPRHQFMIPLQAAIGSKVVARESISALRKNVTAKCYGGDISRKKKLLEKQKEGKKRMKQIGNVEIPQEAFLSILKTGD
- a CDS encoding glycosyltransferase family 2 protein — its product is MNTFDRPLVSIIIPTYNRKTIVDRAIQSVVNQTYPHWELHIVDDGSTDGTWMDLLSKLPGWKGKLSSFGRNHKSIQIHQTEHRGVSRARNFGIESASGEWVAFLDSDDEWYPDKLSKQIEFHKSHPEFFFSQTREVWNKKGNLMGPKGKYRKLSGWFLKESLELCMVTSSSFFAHKPTLETIGGFRIELPVCEDYDLWNRILLSGHPIGLLEENLMVRYGGSDDQLSNQYQALERFRLYSLLLTHKEFREVGKWDLLELQTKSLFQKAITTRGETILQGRSKRGKETDWIKRLLENFQSEKSISLEDLSALLVDSLF
- a CDS encoding YheT family hydrolase — its product is MTSSNREFKPRRFLEGRHLQTVYNVLFPPDNSLEDEYYSESILIPTNDGSGDHLWLEHNPPLSLVRKKASKWNGYYLLLIHGMEGSSESHYMVSVGKEALNRGYGVVRMNLRNCGRGLGIAKKPYNAGQSEDLEVVLKYIYKHFSKSIFVSGFSLSANLVIKFFGEKREHYAKAFSATSPPLDLKRSCDFIDSRAGNFYRDHFLDTMKEKVTSGVYEISDKMKERVLRSKSFFDFDDFFTAPISGYANVLEYYNICSSVKYLGGIKVPGLIVHADDDPVVPSEVWHEIRWKSYPLIQTVLTEKGGHVGFISDPSPDNPEGRWLPRILLDFFDSQIKS
- a CDS encoding FtsB family cell division protein; protein product: MTPTKASLLVTYICAGLYLGLLSESGIAERMRLERELQNLNAEVERLVVENQGLEEKERRLKNDAYALEQEARKYYLLSETAHVLKFEESISQRPEKPKLIPATTLRTAGLSGEWKEPPLFLLRFFFISFSVFLILGVYFKLKRLQPMSNHKRLN